The genomic window GCGGCCTGGGTCTTCAGCGCGGTGATCGCGATCTCGCTGCTGTTCGCGCCCGACGCCCGCTACCTCACGGTGCTCGCCGTTCCGGTCGCGCTGAGCCTGCTGGCCTGGGCCATCTACTGGCGCCCCCGCGTGGTGGTCGACGGCGAGGCCGTCGAGCTCGTCAACGCGACGCGCTCGGTGCGCATCCCGTGGGAGGCCGTCACCGGGGTCACGACGCGGTTCGCGCTCACCATCAGCACGGAGAAGGGGCGCTACCCGGCGACGGGCGCCCCGGCCCCGGGTGCGTACGGCACCTACGCGGCCAACCGGGAGCTCTCGCGCGACGTGCGCGAGCGCGCCGTGCGCCCCGACTCGTACCGGCAGTCCGGCGAGCTCGAGGGCACCGACTCCGGTGAGGCCTCGGCCGTCGTGCTGCAGCACTGGGACGCCTGGTCGCGAGCCGGCGGCCGCCGCGGGCCGGCTCCGGTCGTCGTGACCTGGCACCCCACCGCGATCGGCGCGACGACCGCGGCGACCGCGCTCGCGGTGCTCGCGCTCATCACGCTTCCGTGAGGCGATCACCTCAGCGGACCTTCTTGGGGTTGAACCGGCGCTGACGCGGGTCGAAGGCGTCGCGCAGGCCGTCGCCCACGAAGTTGACGCACAGCGCCAGCAGGATGATGAACAGACCCGGCCACCAGAACAGCCACGGGCGCTGCGTGAACGCCGACTGGTTCTCGCTGATGAGACCGCCGAGCGAGACGTCGGGGCGCTGGATGCCGTAGCCGAGGAACGCGAGGCCCGTCTCGAGCAGGATCGACGCCGCCATGAGCAGCGTCGCCGCGACGATGACCACGCCGATCGCGTTCGGCAGGATGTGCTTGAAGATGATGCGCATGTCGCTCGCGCCGGCCACCCGGGCCGCGTCGACGAACTCGCGCTCGCGCAGCGAGAGGAACTCGGCGCGCACGAGGCGGGCGATGCCCGTCCAGATGAACAGGCCCAGCACCGCTCCGAGCAGTGCCGGCCCGAGTCCGCCGGCGAGGCGGCCGACGAGGGCGCCGATGACGATCACCGGGATGATGATGATGAGATCGGTGAAGCGCATGAGCACGGCATCCACCCAGCGGCGGTAGTAGCCCGCGACGGCCCCGATGACGGTTCCGATGAGCGTCGCGATGCCGCCGATGAGGAACATGATGAGGATCGAGTTCTGAATGCCCCGCATGACCTGCGCGAAGTAGTCGCGCCCGATGCGGTCCTGACCGAAGGGATGCTCCCCCAGGCTGATCCCGTCACCGCCGGCCCACTCGGGCACGAGCGACAGGGTCGGCGCGCCGCCGGGCAGGAACTGGTCGTTCAGCTGCACCCAGTTGTACTTCCACCACCCGGGGATGGGGCCGAGGCCGATGGCGCTCACCGAGAACGCGCCGACGAGCACGAAGATCAGCAGGGCGGCCATGGCGACCTTATTGCGGACGAAGCGGCGGAAGATGAGGCGGCCCTGGCTCAGGCCCTCCTCGCTGCTGTCGCGGGGCTGGGGCGCGGAGGTCGCGCTCGGATCGATCACGGAGGTCATCAGCGCACCCGCACTCTCGGGTCGAGGGCCGCGTAGGCCAGGTCGGCGAAGAAGTTGAAGGCGATCGCCACGATCGCGATCACGACGAAGTAACCCATCACCGGGTTCGGGTCGGTACGGCCGAGGGAGGTGAAGAACAGCGCCCCCATGCCCGAGATCGCGAAGATCTGCTCGGTGATGATCGCGCCGCCGAGGATGGCGCCGATGTCGGCGGCCACGATCGTCGTGATCG from Microcella daejeonensis includes these protein-coding regions:
- a CDS encoding PH domain-containing protein gives rise to the protein MSARGGGKPVIVWSRFNRGVAIAAWVFSAVIAISLLFAPDARYLTVLAVPVALSLLAWAIYWRPRVVVDGEAVELVNATRSVRIPWEAVTGVTTRFALTISTEKGRYPATGAPAPGAYGTYAANRELSRDVRERAVRPDSYRQSGELEGTDSGEASAVVLQHWDAWSRAGGRRGPAPVVVTWHPTAIGATTAATALAVLALITLP
- a CDS encoding ABC transporter permease, whose protein sequence is MTSVIDPSATSAPQPRDSSEEGLSQGRLIFRRFVRNKVAMAALLIFVLVGAFSVSAIGLGPIPGWWKYNWVQLNDQFLPGGAPTLSLVPEWAGGDGISLGEHPFGQDRIGRDYFAQVMRGIQNSILIMFLIGGIATLIGTVIGAVAGYYRRWVDAVLMRFTDLIIIIPVIVIGALVGRLAGGLGPALLGAVLGLFIWTGIARLVRAEFLSLREREFVDAARVAGASDMRIIFKHILPNAIGVVIVAATLLMAASILLETGLAFLGYGIQRPDVSLGGLISENQSAFTQRPWLFWWPGLFIILLALCVNFVGDGLRDAFDPRQRRFNPKKVR